A portion of the Pangasianodon hypophthalmus isolate fPanHyp1 chromosome 20, fPanHyp1.pri, whole genome shotgun sequence genome contains these proteins:
- the plekha6 gene encoding pleckstrin homology domain-containing family A member 6 isoform X12 yields the protein MSEAAKVHISPLTRKASESIPTDEQNHVPVTQAPETNSCPEDEDSRTEQHGPEKRRVNGVERREIPAPTTPVSTDMDGRLGERGCPPPHHPNGWGNYGSGYPSQENIREVREVQPEPQENMVLRRGFVPRTGPERMAQRKSSMTQLQQWVNQRRGMTPQDDLRSPSRYYTMNRGISADYYGMYGAPPYPEEYPLYPPGIRPDSICSMSAAYDRMPPRWTAEEKRRSLRDTALYGPPREPQWMVGPPGPHPAYYTQLESTQGTMRRMSLQPRSRSVPRSPSSSSGGAYSPGPPNFISPARSPSVRFDRVPGRLRDEGIYADPSVYGMRRSLSSPKYDFPGDRRSLTQNVYHYNYPASPSVHGKMDDILDLQLQRNLDYLDQQVPPAHDIYRDLHPTLKLNEIETSKLLNRLFEQNRLLKEQEAVVHRLRMDKDNLEATLVATHQDMELCRTQPLAMEKLQLKKESLQNQLINVRGELSQASSALTSSKMEFEALEDEVNAIHGDLWEQLNSGGQSELVHRHLQKEFWRVQDVLEGLHKNNPSRGTDTAKHRAVSAASGSFSTNSPASPLSSVSLTSPLSPFSPVPGSQNSPTKQLATEEIGPPRPPLPKSYQPLDPATIMPPVPPLPFSSNAWPRSMDSYKDDKDTHSRKHNYSSLEEKTNDYDLEQDRQGNKVGVVPPRTKSPTDDKDGVHKRNGKVPNGHISRERPKSAVFPAEVKSKMSVEEQNERIRRNQSSSVRDKRRSLNLSNNQNLDGLKPSVNYRVVRRRVTAHEVDIKDLEAAVRGEGVESPREEIARLRRQVEPENYDLDISKELSAPEKVIIPERYLDIEPRTPLSPEEEREKQKKVERIKTLIAKSNLQNVVPVLDGPAEAQANPEQKLQEEEKRIEISCALAAEASRRSRLLSAQITPSPPASPTNPAPPPSSGFSDSSHIMKV from the exons ATGAGTGAGGCAGCCAAGGTCCACATTTCACCTCTGActag AAAAGCCTCAGAGTCCATCCCTACAGACGAGCAGAACCATGTCCCAGTGACACAAGCACCAGAGACCAACTCATGTCCAGAAGACGAGGACTCGAGGACTGAGCAACACGGGCCTGAGAAACGCAGAGTAAATGGGGTAGAAAGAAGAGAGATACCAGCTCCCACCACACCAGTGTCGACGGATATGGACGGCCGGCTTGGGGAGCGGGGATGCCCACCTCCTCACCATCCTAACGGATGGGGCAACTACGGTTCAGGCTACCCTTCCCAGGAGAACATTAGAGAGGTGCGGGAGGTGCAGCCCGAGCCCCAAGAGAACATGGTGCTGCGCAGGGGCTTTGTGCCCAGGACGGGACCTGAGAGGATGGCACAGAGGAAGAGCTCCATGACACAGCTACAGCAGTGGGTGAACCAGCGGCGAGGCATGACGCCTCAGGATGACCTGCGGAG TCCATCACGGTATTACACGATGAACCGAGGCATTTCAGCAGACTACTACGGCATGTACGGTGCCCCTCCGTACCCTGAGGAATACCCACTGTACCCTCCAGGAATTCGGCCTGACAGCATCTGCTCCATGTCAGCTGCGTACGACAGGATGCCGCCCCGCTGGACAGCAGAGGAAAAGCGGCGTTCGCTGAGGGACACTGCTCTCTATGGGCCTCCCCGTGAGCCCCAGTGGATGGTGGGGCCTCCTGGACCACACCCCGCCTATTACACCCAGCTAGAGTCAACCCAGGGGACCATGAGGCGTATGTCGCTGCAGCCCCGCTCACGCTCTGTACCACGCTCGCCCTCTTCATCATCGGGAGGTGCCTACTCACCCGGACCCCCGAACTTCATCTCGCCGGCACGCTCACCCAGTGTGCGGTTCGACAGAGTGCCCGGGCGGCTCCGAGATGAAGGAATCTACGCTGATCCATCAGTCTATGGCATGCGAAGGTCTCTCAGTTCCCCCAAG TATGATTTTCCTGGCGATCGACGATCTCTCACCCAAAATGTTTACCATTACAATTACCCAGCCTCTCCCTCTGTACATGGCAAAATG GATGACATTTTAGACCTGCAGCTTCAGAGGAACTTGGATTACCTCGATCAGCAG GTGCCTCCAGCGCATGATATTTACAGGGACCTGCATCCCACGTTGAAGCTCAATGAAATTGAGACCAGT AAACTGCTGAATCGCTTGTTTGAGCAGAACAGGCTTCTGAAGGAGCAGGAAGCTGTAGTACATCGGCTGCGAATGGACAAG GATAACTTGGAGGCCACACTGGTGGCCACACATCAGGACATGGAGCTGTGCAGGACTCAGCCACTAGCCATGGAGAAACTGCAGCTAAAGAAGGAGAGTTTACAGAATCAGCTCATCAATGTCCGAGGGGAGCTCTCTCAGGCTTCCAGT GCTCTGACCAGCTCTAAAATGGAGTTTGAAGCTCTGGAGGACGAGGTAAACGCTATTCATGGTGACCTGTGGGAGCAGCTGAATTCTGGAGGACAg AGTGAGCTGGTCCACCGACACCTGCAGAAAGAGTTCTGGAGGGTTCAGGATGTCCTCGAGGGGCTGCACAAGAACAATCCCTCTCGAGGCACAGACACGGCTAAGCACAGAG CAGTCAGTGCAGCATCAGGTTCCTTCAGCACAAACAGTCCAGCGAGCCCACTAAGCTCCGTGAGTCTAACCAGCCCCCTCAGCCCTTTCTCACCTGTACCCGGCTCCCAGAATTCCCCCACAAAACAGCTGGCAACAGAG GAGATTGGTCCTCCACGGCCCCCACTCCCTAAGTCTTACCAGCCCCTGGACCCCGCCACTATCATGCCCCCTGTCCCTCCCCTCCCTTTCAGCAGCAATGCCTGGCCACGCAGCATGGACAGCTATAAGGACGACAAAGACACGCACAGCCGAAAG CACAACTACAGTTCATTAGAGGAAAAGACCAACGATTACGACTTGGAGCAAGACAGACAAGGCAATAAAG TTGGTGTTGTCCCACCCAGGACCAAATCTCCTACAGATGACAAGGACGGTGTCCATAAGAGGAATGGGAAAGTGCCTAATGGTCACATCTCCAGG GAGAGGCCGAAGAGCGCTGTGTTCCCGGCAGAAGTAAAGTCTAAGATGAGTGTAGAGGAGCAGAATGAGAGGATACGTCGGAACCAGAGCAGTTCAGTCAGAGACAAGAGACGCAGCCTTAATCTATCTAATAACCAGAACTTGGATGGCCTCAAACCTTCTGTCAACTACAGAGTG GTGAGGAGAAGAGTGACTGCCCATGAGGTGGACATAAAGGATCTGGAGGCGGCCGTACGAGGGGAAGGCGTGGAGTCTCCAAGGGAAGAAATAGCCCGCCTACGGAGACAGGTGGAGCCTGAGAATTACGATCTGGATATCAGCAAAGAG CTGTCAGCCCCAGAAAAAGTGATAATTCCAGAGCGGTATCTGGACATAGAGCCCAGAACGCCGCTCAGcccagaggaagagagagagaaacagaagaaggtGGAACGGATAAAGACACTCATTGCCAAATCAAA
- the plekha6 gene encoding pleckstrin homology domain-containing family A member 6 isoform X11, whose amino-acid sequence MEGEKEEGQDAKGSIAFCLQAEHAGTRTYYFSTDSLEDREEWVQAMSEAAKVHISPLTRKASESIPTDEQNHVPVTQAPETNSCPEDEDSRTEQHGPEKRRVNGVERREIPAPTTPVSTDMDGRLGERGCPPPHHPNGWGNYGSGYPSQENIREVREVQPEPQENMVLRRGFVPRTGPERMAQRKSSMTQLQQWVNQRRGMTPQDDLRSPSRYYTMNRGISADYYGMYGAPPYPEEYPLYPPGIRPDSICSMSAAYDRMPPRWTAEEKRRSLRDTALYGPPREPQWMVGPPGPHPAYYTQLESTQGTMRRMSLQPRSRSVPRSPSSSSGGAYSPGPPNFISPARSPSVRFDRVPGRLRDEGIYADPSVYGMRRSLSSPKYDFPGDRRSLTQNVYHYNYPASPSVHGKMDDILDLQLQRNLDYLDQQVPPAHDIYRDLHPTLKLNEIETSKLLNRLFEQNRLLKEQEAVVHRLRMDKDNLEATLVATHQDMELCRTQPLAMEKLQLKKESLQNQLINVRGELSQASSALTSSKMEFEALEDEVNAIHGDLWEQLNSGGQSELVHRHLQKEFWRVQDVLEGLHKNNPSRGTDTAKHRAVSAASGSFSTNSPASPLSSVSLTSPLSPFSPVPGSQNSPTKQLATEEIGPPRPPLPKSYQPLDPATIMPPVPPLPFSSNAWPRSMDSYKDDKDTHSRKHNYSSLEEKTNDYDLEQDRQGNKVGVVPPRTKSPTDDKDGVHKRNGKVPNGHISRERPKSAVFPAEVKSKMSVEEQNERIRRNQSSSVRDKRRSLNLSNNQNLDGLKPSVNYRVVRRRVTAHEVDIKDLEAAVRGEGVESPREEIARLRRQVEPENYDLDISKELSAPEKVIIPERYLDIEPRTPLSPEEEREKQKKVERIKTLIAKSNLQNVVPVLDGPAEAQANPEQKLQEEEKRIEISCALAAEASRRSRLLSAQITPSPPASPTNPAPPPSSGFSDSSHIMKV is encoded by the exons aTGGAGGGGGAAAAGGAGGAAGGGCAGGACGCTAAAGGCAGTATTGCATTCTGTTTGCAGGCAGAACACGCCGGGACTCGTACGTACTACTTCAGCACTGACAGCTTGGAGGATAGGGAGGAGTGGGTCCAAGCCATGAGTGAGGCAGCCAAGGTCCACATTTCACCTCTGActag AAAAGCCTCAGAGTCCATCCCTACAGACGAGCAGAACCATGTCCCAGTGACACAAGCACCAGAGACCAACTCATGTCCAGAAGACGAGGACTCGAGGACTGAGCAACACGGGCCTGAGAAACGCAGAGTAAATGGGGTAGAAAGAAGAGAGATACCAGCTCCCACCACACCAGTGTCGACGGATATGGACGGCCGGCTTGGGGAGCGGGGATGCCCACCTCCTCACCATCCTAACGGATGGGGCAACTACGGTTCAGGCTACCCTTCCCAGGAGAACATTAGAGAGGTGCGGGAGGTGCAGCCCGAGCCCCAAGAGAACATGGTGCTGCGCAGGGGCTTTGTGCCCAGGACGGGACCTGAGAGGATGGCACAGAGGAAGAGCTCCATGACACAGCTACAGCAGTGGGTGAACCAGCGGCGAGGCATGACGCCTCAGGATGACCTGCGGAG TCCATCACGGTATTACACGATGAACCGAGGCATTTCAGCAGACTACTACGGCATGTACGGTGCCCCTCCGTACCCTGAGGAATACCCACTGTACCCTCCAGGAATTCGGCCTGACAGCATCTGCTCCATGTCAGCTGCGTACGACAGGATGCCGCCCCGCTGGACAGCAGAGGAAAAGCGGCGTTCGCTGAGGGACACTGCTCTCTATGGGCCTCCCCGTGAGCCCCAGTGGATGGTGGGGCCTCCTGGACCACACCCCGCCTATTACACCCAGCTAGAGTCAACCCAGGGGACCATGAGGCGTATGTCGCTGCAGCCCCGCTCACGCTCTGTACCACGCTCGCCCTCTTCATCATCGGGAGGTGCCTACTCACCCGGACCCCCGAACTTCATCTCGCCGGCACGCTCACCCAGTGTGCGGTTCGACAGAGTGCCCGGGCGGCTCCGAGATGAAGGAATCTACGCTGATCCATCAGTCTATGGCATGCGAAGGTCTCTCAGTTCCCCCAAG TATGATTTTCCTGGCGATCGACGATCTCTCACCCAAAATGTTTACCATTACAATTACCCAGCCTCTCCCTCTGTACATGGCAAAATG GATGACATTTTAGACCTGCAGCTTCAGAGGAACTTGGATTACCTCGATCAGCAG GTGCCTCCAGCGCATGATATTTACAGGGACCTGCATCCCACGTTGAAGCTCAATGAAATTGAGACCAGT AAACTGCTGAATCGCTTGTTTGAGCAGAACAGGCTTCTGAAGGAGCAGGAAGCTGTAGTACATCGGCTGCGAATGGACAAG GATAACTTGGAGGCCACACTGGTGGCCACACATCAGGACATGGAGCTGTGCAGGACTCAGCCACTAGCCATGGAGAAACTGCAGCTAAAGAAGGAGAGTTTACAGAATCAGCTCATCAATGTCCGAGGGGAGCTCTCTCAGGCTTCCAGT GCTCTGACCAGCTCTAAAATGGAGTTTGAAGCTCTGGAGGACGAGGTAAACGCTATTCATGGTGACCTGTGGGAGCAGCTGAATTCTGGAGGACAg AGTGAGCTGGTCCACCGACACCTGCAGAAAGAGTTCTGGAGGGTTCAGGATGTCCTCGAGGGGCTGCACAAGAACAATCCCTCTCGAGGCACAGACACGGCTAAGCACAGAG CAGTCAGTGCAGCATCAGGTTCCTTCAGCACAAACAGTCCAGCGAGCCCACTAAGCTCCGTGAGTCTAACCAGCCCCCTCAGCCCTTTCTCACCTGTACCCGGCTCCCAGAATTCCCCCACAAAACAGCTGGCAACAGAG GAGATTGGTCCTCCACGGCCCCCACTCCCTAAGTCTTACCAGCCCCTGGACCCCGCCACTATCATGCCCCCTGTCCCTCCCCTCCCTTTCAGCAGCAATGCCTGGCCACGCAGCATGGACAGCTATAAGGACGACAAAGACACGCACAGCCGAAAG CACAACTACAGTTCATTAGAGGAAAAGACCAACGATTACGACTTGGAGCAAGACAGACAAGGCAATAAAG TTGGTGTTGTCCCACCCAGGACCAAATCTCCTACAGATGACAAGGACGGTGTCCATAAGAGGAATGGGAAAGTGCCTAATGGTCACATCTCCAGG GAGAGGCCGAAGAGCGCTGTGTTCCCGGCAGAAGTAAAGTCTAAGATGAGTGTAGAGGAGCAGAATGAGAGGATACGTCGGAACCAGAGCAGTTCAGTCAGAGACAAGAGACGCAGCCTTAATCTATCTAATAACCAGAACTTGGATGGCCTCAAACCTTCTGTCAACTACAGAGTG GTGAGGAGAAGAGTGACTGCCCATGAGGTGGACATAAAGGATCTGGAGGCGGCCGTACGAGGGGAAGGCGTGGAGTCTCCAAGGGAAGAAATAGCCCGCCTACGGAGACAGGTGGAGCCTGAGAATTACGATCTGGATATCAGCAAAGAG CTGTCAGCCCCAGAAAAAGTGATAATTCCAGAGCGGTATCTGGACATAGAGCCCAGAACGCCGCTCAGcccagaggaagagagagagaaacagaagaaggtGGAACGGATAAAGACACTCATTGCCAAATCAAA